The sequence below is a genomic window from Gossypium hirsutum isolate 1008001.06 chromosome A11, Gossypium_hirsutum_v2.1, whole genome shotgun sequence.
atttttaagacctaattatgaaaaagttaagaattagggtttagtgttgaatttctaattttcaaaGATTGTATGTAGTTTaaaattatggaataaaatgttaattgagaaaaacaAGTTCAATTAATAGGTtaattgattagggactaaagtgtaaaaactataaattttagtgtaaatgtgtaattttgaaaattaaagggtataaattgtgaaatgaaatgAGGCTAAAATATATGTCCtaatgaattaataattttatattatagatcaaaagtCCAAAaaaaatcgaggaaaagagaaattaTCCGAATAGTTCCTGAACTCCaaaaaattttacaaactagtccaggtaagttcgtattgttaaattttaatgttatttatctAATTGATGATTGGTATTTAtgtttattattgaaaataaaatattattgaaattatgaaaattgaattgaaatgtttgaaatataATCGTTCAGTGCAAAAGAGGAATTGACGACAAATCACCCAAGTAAACtaaggttcagcatttgttgtggactTCTATGTTTTCTTTTcgtttagctcacatgagcttcagttaactcatatgagttttagTTAACCCTAATGGGTTTCAGTTCAACTCTTACGAGTTTTAGTTTAATCCTATTGGATTTTCATTCAGCTCTAatgagcttctgttcaacccTTACAGGTTTCCGTTAGCACTATGTGCTTCTGTTCAACCCTCGGGCTTCTGTATACAaggtactcatatccgtaagacATTCATTAGTCTAACAAAATTTGTTAATTTGGTAAGTGATATTTGAGACTAAAGGTTGAAGATTCAATGATAATGTTAATTTTGAGTTCAAATAAGTGAATTCATCTACTGAAATTGTGGTTGGCAGGAAATaatgaatgatttatttaaatgcattgttttaatgtgttcggtaagatttatgtttaaagttaacaaacttactaagcttcatttaAGCTTACTTTAGTTGTTCAATGATCTTTGTAGATTTTCAAGAAGTTCggaagatcggatcaacacatcggTTCACACTATCCAGATAACTCTGGTAGATTTTGTTATGCATCTgaaggtttatatggcatgtatagggttaaattgaaaagaaGTAAACTTATAATGTGGTTGATAGTgactcatatacatatatgtatgtttgtatgcatGTACTTAGTAATAGCTTATAATAATCAATGAATGGAGTTAATGTAGTAAGTTTATGCAAATGATTTGTGTGTTGATATATTAGGTTTAAAACTTGATTTTTGGCTTGTATTGGTTGCTTTATTGGGTTGTATTAGTAGATGAGAATGTTGTATGCAGGTTGATTGTAAAAAGGGTGACAAAAGTGGCCtttaaatagcctattttcgtccatacgggtagagacacgggcgtgtgtctcagccttgtgtgacacacgaccatgcacatgggcatgtattctggccgtgtgtctcctgcatcttaaattcaagaaacagaatgttcagaattgagcacacgggcagagacacgggtgtgtgtcagtTGTGTGtaccacacagcctaagacacgagcgtgtgtcctgGTCGTGTGAAAACTACACCTTAATGTTTTACACGGGCTAGGAACACAACAGTGTGACTTATTTCATataccacacggcctaggacatggatgtgtcacttggccgtgtgagccacacggcctacccatacgggcgtgtgacccttgtatgtgggaaaatttttgaaatttcaagaaaaattttctaagttcccGATTTAGTTCCGATTTGATTCTAGTActtgtattgggcctcgagggtccatttaagggacaacatGATTAGTCtcgattaaaaataataaataacaagaaTTATGTGTAGTTATTTTGTAAACTtcgataatactctgtaaccctattctggcaacagatatgggttaggggcatTATAGATATTGAGAATGGTTATTTCTTGgacaaatttcaaaacaaaattggCTGTGAAAAGGTCCTTGCGGAAGGACCTTGGGTACTTCTTGGGCAATATTTGACAGTACAACCTTGGTTGGTGTCTTTTAATCCGGCATAGACATTCCTGAGCATCGTGATGTCGTGGATAAGACTTTCAGGCTTACTAGGATACTTTTACAAGTGGAAAATTCTTACAGAAATAGGGGGTTAATTGGCAAGGTTGTAAAATTGGATATGAACACAAACAATAGGGTCAGAGGTTGATTCACCTGTATGGCTGTGTATGTCAACTTGGATAAATCGCTGGTGTCCCAAGTCTTAATCAATGAAAAAATACAGAGGGTTGAGTACGAATTCTTACAACGGTCTATTTCCACTGTGGACGGTATGTTCATGTAAAAGAAGTTTATCCTTTTAGGGTCTCTAAACCAAACTCTGAGAAAATTGCACCTTCGTCGGAGACTTTGCTATAGGTTGTGAGTATGGTCATTGATGGAACAGGGGAGAAAAGCAAAACTTACAGCCCGTAAATGTTGATGGAGAAGAAATCTCATAGGAAATCAAGGGATTCAGCACACTTAGGGCTTGGAATTACAAAAATGAAGgatcatataataatttttaaaataaattttacatatttattcttaaattattttatttaaaaaatttattaaaatctcATTAAACATTCTCAAAATCTTAAAATACTCGAAAActctttaataaaatgatttgatatgtttcaaatgtttttttagtcaatctaaaatattttaaaaatgttattgaGCATTTTTTGAGCAGGCTAAGTGTCAGTATCTTCTCTAAAGTATTGATATCTTGGAAGCCAGTAACCACAAGCATTTCTAGAGGGTAAAGTATTAATACTTGTTCTTTAGGTActgattaataaattaaaattataagtatTGATACTTGCTCTTAACATATCAATACCTAACCTAGAACTatagatattttattaataaataaaagatatcaatacctaacttaaaaatatagaTACCTTATCGATGACTAATTGTccaagtttaaaaaataatatgactTTTCACCTTTCAATGGTTATATTTCATTCCAACAACTTCAAATGGCTAGAAATCAAATCCTTAGTACAAATATATCTTGTAAGTACTTTTAATAAACAAGAAATTAGTATCCAATtatcaaatgaaatgaaaatacaAGAGAGCTTTATTTTCTTCCGTCTTTCTCTTGCACATATTTTTAGTGAGAGAATTATTGCTAaatctttgtacaatttttatCATATCTGGCTTTTACTTTGTGAACACTCACTTTACAGATATTTCTTTGTTTACACCATTTCCACCAATTTGTACTTGGAGGATAACCACCTTCCTTAGACTTTTTTTTACAtcctttccaaaaaaaaaaaaggaaagaggtTTCTTCTGTAACTAtgtataaacaatttagtgaatTAAGAAAATCGTAGGATTAAGATAGTGGAAATAGGTAATTAACATCGACTATAAgtcatcatatttgatttttctatcttttttttcctttagcattttttttaaaattatcaattcaCCCCTTTAGGTAAAGCCTAATCCATTGAGGCTTTTCAAGTACAATTATAGGTACAAACACAAAGAATAAATACTATATATTTAATCAATTATAgctataatcaatttaatataaagcacaaaaaattaaaaaccaaaatatattcaAACTACGGTAGACTTAAACTCGTAATAATGTGAAAGAGAACTTACATATGACATTtgtgcataataaaattcaactttgaatatttaaatatgaGGATCTCAACTTTTTGCCAACTATGCCGAGGACTCATTGGCACAACAGAAAGAGttaatattgaattattaatataaatatagatttatactaattaattgtatgtattaattaaaatttacttaattatttttataaatctatttaattattataatgttTCACTAATAATTTGATTTCGAAATCAAATCATGCTAATGTATCAACATGTAATATGTGACAAATATCTTAAAATTGGTTTAGAACCAATTGTTACTAAAATTATTCCAAAGTtctatgttattatatattatattatattatattatattatatcttATATATAATAATTCCTCCATTTCTTGCTCAATGAATTcgataaaaaataaatgttatatttatatttgattcttaaataaaattaattaaattattatataatattattaataatcgGGCAtataatatgataattaaattaaattaattgttatataatgtaattaaattaagttaataataGGTCCCACAATTATAGGTTAATCATTAGGAAATATTTTAAAACCCTCAAAAAATCATCTCAAAACTCAATGTTTGCATATATACTCTTGCCTTCTTTtatataatagtatatatatatatatgattagataattatgatattttgaaaactgaacatatataattttcatttttaaggattaattaattaaaacatatttttagcattcaattgtataaattttatctgaaaataAATCTTTAAGGATTTGTTTAATAACTCATAATTAATTACTTatgtaaatgataaatttatataattaatttttttgaatcaatTAAGTAATATTTATTGATAAATACATTAGATTTAGCCATGAATAactgaattaattattttatttatatatgacatgaatattatattagttcattaattaatttataccaacttatatagaaaataaattttttagtattgatttttaatttttatcaatacAGAATATTACAAATTGGTAAGCTAATCTTTTGAGGGTTTACGTGGCCAATGTGAATTTTCAATTCTTAATATTTGAgaatttaaattgtaattaaaccGTGGTTATAATGTTAttgatatttttatctttaaaagTAAGAAGATAAATAGACATTTATAATTGATTAATGAATAATGCATAAAAAAATACATCTCGTAAGTATTTTGTAGTGTTGAGAAATGTTAGATTGGTGAAtgtaaagctttttttttttgtctaattccAATTCTCCTGTGAGACTGTCTACTTTCTtttacatgtgtgaaatttgGCTGTAAACAAATTATGAAAAGCTTTTACCAAAATGTCtaataatttatcaatatttcTAAGGAAGAAGATACTAATAtagcaaaataaaatgaaatgagcGGAAGCGTAAGATAATAACCTGAGTGCACAATCTTTTGTTTTATTGCGTGAGCAGATGAAAAGAATGTTCAAACGTGAGAGCCAGCTATCCGAAATGCTTCTAAAATTTTACACAGCATTAGCAAAACAAGCATCTATTACTTTTTATAATGTCACCCACCATGCATTTCAGTCATGCTTGTCACGCctgcttttctttttttaatcaaCTCGACGAAGTAGATTGATTTTCCTTACCTACTTCTTGATCTTCATATTGTTCAGCATCATGCACTTCCATCTGCCAAAACTTCAGTCGAACTCTGTCTCTGTAATTTTATTCCTGTAAAGCCGAAGAAATTGTGACATAATTGCAATACAAAACATCATCTTGTCTGAACCAATTTGCAGattgttattaaataaaaaaaaatcatcatgcTCGGTTTCTTGACAGCATTACTAAGTTACAATTGACACTGAGTGCTCCAAATCTCCCAGTGTTAGAAGATGTTCACCAAGGGGCAATATCCTTTTTCCATGTTTGTCCACAATGCTAAGGTGGTCACAAGGATTTAGTATAATGCTTGTTTCTGTTGATCCGTATGAACTAGTATGTACACGATCAAATGCGATTAATTGCTTCTCTGGAGTTCCCTCGAAAATTTTTGGTGCTCTAGAGAACAACATGACAACATGGCTTCCGTCCATATCTCCGACATTTGCTACAGAAATATGCACATAGAAGCTCAATGAATCACATGATGTCAGCTCATCGACATGTATATAATCAAGTTCTCTCTGGAGCAGTATCTTCTCAGTCAAAGTGCCTGTAAAAGACCCTGATAAACTTAATGTTCTTGGAGCAGACAAGAGTTTGTAGGTGAATTTGGTATAGCTTAAGCCTTGGCCAAAGCCATACACTCTATTTCCGGTGTAAAAACGGTAAGTTCTCCCAGGATAACCACGAAAAGGGTTGGCACGCATGTTCATATCATTCATTGCAATCTTTGTAAATGATTCAGGATACCAAGTCATTGGAAGTCTTCCACCTGTTTTCAAATGTCCAAACATCATGTTAAATCATAGAAACTAAGCAAGCATAGAGATCAAGTGTTGAATGCTACAGAGAAAAAAATGCCAGTTGGTGTCAACTAGTCTCTCTAGATGCTCGATTTGCGCTACCAAAAGCCATAAGTAATGAACTTCAAATTTCATGCAGTGTTTAGATGCCTGCTAATACATGATAGTTTTGTGGCTACTAACCTGGATTAAAATCACCAAAGATGACCTCCGCAAGTGCCTTTCCACCAGCTTCCCCAGGGTATCCAACCCAGAGAATACTTGCAATATTCCGGTCTCCTTCAGCGAACGATACATCAAGGGGTCCTCCACCAGTAAGAACAAGAATTATCGGTCTTTTACTTGCTGCAGCAACAGAAGACACTAAGGACATCTGTTTACCAGGCAAGAGGAGACTAACTCGGTCATGATCTTCAGTTTCTTGGGACAAATCCAGCCCAGCAACTACAACCACAAAATCAGCTTTCTTTGCACTAAGAATTGCATCATTAAACCCAGCATCAGAATCACAAGGCACATCTGAGCAACCAGATGCATAAGATGCCTTCTCTACATAGCCTAGCAGTCCCTCATAAAAGCTCTTTGGGTCACATGGGAAACCTGTCATATGAAGAATACCAAACAACCATATTATACAACTTCAATATCAGGCAATTTCTACAAAATGAAGAAACCCAGTGACAGATTGAGGTTAGCAAAACTTCAGTCAGCATCTGGGTGGTTCACATTCAATATGACTCAATACAGATATTACAAGACAAACATGGTAAGGCCCAAAGCTGTCTTAGGTAACTTGCCATATTAGGATGCTTCGTGTAGAAGACTATGCAAGCCGATATAATTTATAAACCCCCAACAATTACATATTATTGCAAGAACCATACCTGTGTAGTCACCACCCATATTACTTATGTTGTTAGCCATTGGACCAATGATAGCTATGGAAGAAACAACATTTCTATTCAAAGGCAGGAACTTCTTCTCATTCTTCAGAAGAACAATTCCCTGCCTTGCTGCTTCAAGTGCCAGCATCTTGTGCTCTGTGGTACAAATGTTTTGAGGTCCCAACTCTCCAAACTGCCCCTTTCTAGGGTCTCCATCAAACAGCCCAAGACGGAGTTGGACCGAGAAAAGGTTCAGAAGAGCTCTATCGATGTCTTTGTCTTGCAACTTCCCTTCCTCAATTGTAGTCTGAGTATGTCGAACGAGATATGATCCACAGTTAATATCCATTCCTACAGACAACCATCTTAATCTTAATCTTTAAAAATGAACATTCGAATGGCAGATCTAGTGAGAAGTCCTTAATCAATTTAGATGTAAAAGATATGATTAAAAAAACCTGCTTTAAGAACTAGAGCAACAGCATCATCGGCTTTTCTTGTGTAATTCTGGTATTCTTGAACTGTTGCCACAGCATCACAATCTGAGGTGATGTATCTGATTTATGCCACAGAAAAACCAATCAAagttgaatttcaaaatttgcaTCCATCAATGTATAAGCAACTCCTAATTTTTTTACCCTTTGAAGCCCCATTCATTTCGAGCTTTTTGTAAAAGATCTCCCTGCGCACAAACTGGCACCCCATTAACTGCATTGTAGGAACACATCAAGCAACTTGCCTTGCCTTGTTGGATACAACTACGAAAGGGTGGTTCATATGTATCCTCCATATCTTGCTTTGTGACCTTCAATACAGATAAAGCATGTATTTATTAGCAGACTGCCTAATTGACTTCAAAAGGAGGCTTACCACAAGTCACACCAAACTATTGGTTTAGaaccataaataaatatataaattaatttaaaaaatgccaaatttgatttaaattgacAAACAGTCGGACTGCAAAATTTCTTATCAGCACTAAATATGCATTGAATAAGAAACTTATTTAcagagataaaaaaaatgaactgAAATGGCTAATACAGAGTTACACACTGAAGAAAAAGACGATTCAAATGTGAAATGTGGTCAGAAACATGAAAACACCACAAGGACAATATGTAAAAAGGAAGACTTTACCACGGCATTGAAGGAGTATCGACTGAAATTCTTCCACTTCTCCAAGTCATAAGCAATGAAATGCTTGCAACAAGCAGAATTCATAAGTCTATCACCACTCTCATCATCATTATATCCTCCAAGTGCCCTCTTTCTCTCAAACCTATCTATGAGTTCTCCACTAGCCTTCCAGGACCCACCCTGGAAGCCCTTTACAAATTGGATAGCA
It includes:
- the LOC107901940 gene encoding probable beta-D-xylosidase 6 produces the protein MSLQLKSLFFILQLLALLISISSSDPNPQFPCQPPHFNSYPFCNTSLSITDRAQSLISLLTLEEKIYQLSNNASGIPRLGIPPYEWWSESLHGLASNGPGVNFNGYVKAATSFPQVLVTAASFNRTLWFKIGLAIGIEAKAMHNVGQAGLTFWAPNINIFRDPRWGRGQETPGEDPLVVSAYAIQFVKGFQGGSWKASGELIDRFERKRALGGYNDDESGDRLMNSACCKHFIAYDLEKWKNFSRYSFNAVVTKQDMEDTYEPPFRSCIQQGKASCLMCSYNAVNGVPVCAQGDLLQKARNEWGFKGYITSDCDAVATVQEYQNYTRKADDAVALVLKAGMDINCGSYLVRHTQTTIEEGKLQDKDIDRALLNLFSVQLRLGLFDGDPRKGQFGELGPQNICTTEHKMLALEAARQGIVLLKNEKKFLPLNRNVVSSIAIIGPMANNISNMGGDYTGFPCDPKSFYEGLLGYVEKASYASGCSDVPCDSDAGFNDAILSAKKADFVVVVAGLDLSQETEDHDRVSLLLPGKQMSLVSSVAAASKRPIILVLTGGGPLDVSFAEGDRNIASILWVGYPGEAGGKALAEVIFGDFNPGGRLPMTWYPESFTKIAMNDMNMRANPFRGYPGRTYRFYTGNRVYGFGQGLSYTKFTYKLLSAPRTLSLSGSFTGTLTEKILLQRELDYIHVDELTSCDSLSFYVHISVANVGDMDGSHVVMLFSRAPKIFEGTPEKQLIAFDRVHTSSYGSTETSIILNPCDHLSIVDKHGKRILPLGEHLLTLGDLEHSVSIVT